A window of Mangifera indica cultivar Alphonso chromosome 13, CATAS_Mindica_2.1, whole genome shotgun sequence contains these coding sequences:
- the LOC123194853 gene encoding leucine aminopeptidase 1-like, with the protein MAAVFGSLATSLSSSSSLNALCSSSSLFFSKLGPVRSVAIPGFGFRVVFFGVASLGQRPFCYYSSGRREGKFMAHSIARGTLGLTQPAQIEPPKISFAAKEIDVLEWKGDILAVGVTEKDMAKDDSKFKNPILQKLDAKLNGLLAEISCEEEFTGKAGQSTVFRLPGLGSKRVGLIGLGQSASTAIDFRSLGESVAAAAKASQANNVAVVLASTEGLSNESKLTAATALASGTLLGTHEDARYKSESKKSVLKSVDIVGLGTGPELEKKLKYAEDVSYAVVLGRELVNSPANVLTPVALAEEASKIASTHSDVLYATILDEEKCKDLKMGSYLGVAAASANPPRFIHLCYKPPSGSAKVKLALVGKGLTFDSGGYNIKTGPGCSIETMKCDMGGAAAVLGAAKAIGQIKPPGVEIHFVIAACENMISGTGMRPGDIITASNGKTIEVNNTDAEGRLTLADALVYTCNLGVEKIIDLATLTGACVVALGPAVAGVFTPSDELAKEVLEATQVSGEKLWRMPLEESYWETMKSGVADMLNTSVNRTAGAITAALFLKQFVDEKVQWMHIDIAGTALSTDKKRGATGFGIATLVEWVLKNSS; encoded by the exons ATGGCAGCCGTATTTGGATCTTTAGCCACTTCTTTATCTTCGTCTTCCTCTCTCAATGCTCTTTgttcttcctcttccttgttTTTCTCGAAACTAGGACCTGTTAGATCGGTTGCTATTCCTGGCTTTGGTTTTAGAGTTGTTTTTTTTGGAGTTGCGTCTCTGGGACAAAGACCCTTTTGTTATTACTCTTCTGGGAGAAGAGAAGGCAAGTTCATGGCCCACTCTATTGCTCGTGGCACTCTTGGCCTCACTCAGCCCGCTCAAATCGAGCCCCCTAAG ATCTCTTTTGCTGCAAAAGAGATTGATGTGCTGGAATGGAAAGGGGATATCCTTGCTGTGGGTGTCACCGAGAAGGACATGGCAAAGGATGATTCAAAGTTCAAAAATCCAATTTTGCAAAAACTAGACGCCAAATTAAATGGTCTTTTAGCAGAAATTTCTTGTGAGGAGGAATTTACTGGAAAAGCTGGCCAGTCAACAGTATTTAGACTTCCAGGCCTTGGCTCCAAAAGGGTAGGCTTGATTGGACTAGGCCAGTCAGCTTCAACTGCGATTGATTTCCGAAGTCTTGGTGAGTCTGTTGCAGCCGCCGCAAAGGCTTCTCAAGCCAACAATGTTGCTGTTGTGCTAGCCTCTACTGAGGGTCTGTCAAACGAATCAAAGCTCACAGCTGCTACGGCATTAGCATCTG GAACTTTACTAGGTACACATGAAGATGCTCGGTATAAGTCTGAGTCAAAGAAATCTGTGCTCAAGTCTGTGGACATTGTTGGTCTTGGAACTGGACCTGAACTAGAAAAGAAGCTCAAGTATGCTGAAGATGTTTCTTATGCTGTTGTTCTTGGAAGAGAGCTTGTTAATTCCCCAGCCAATGTACTTACCCCCG TGGCACTAGCAGAAGAGGCTTCAAAGATTGCTTCTACGCATAGTGATGTTCTTTATGCAACCATTCTGGATGAAGAGAAATGCAAAGATTTAAAAATGGGGTCCTACCTTGGTGTTGCTGCCGCTTCTGCAAACCCACCTCGCTTCATTCATTTGTGCTACAAACCTCCTAGTGGATCTGCTAAAGTCAAGTTGGCCTTGGTTGGAAAGGGACTTACTTTTGACAG TGGTGGCTACAACATCAAGACTGGGCCTGGCTGTTCAATTGAGACCATGAAATGTGACATGGGAGGTGCAGCGGCAGTTCTAGGGGCAGCAAAAGCCATTGGTCAGATTAAACCTCCTGGTGTAGAG ATTCATTTTGTCATTGCAGCTTGCGAGAATATGATAAGCGGGACTGGTATGAGGCCTGGAGACATTATAACAGCTTCAAATGGAAAGACAATTGAG GTCAACAATACTGATGCTGAAGGAAGACTTACACTTGCTGATGCTTTAGTTTATACTTGTAATCTTGGCGTAGAGAAG ATTATTGATTTGGCAACATTAACAGGAGCCTGTGTAGTTGCTCTTGGACCTGCAGTTGCAg GTGTCTTTACTCCCAGTGATGAATTGGCCAAGGAGGTACTTGAAGCCACACAGGTCAGTGGAGAGAAACTTTGGAGAATGCCATTGGAGGAAAGCTATTGGGAGACAATGAAATCAGGAGTCGCTGATATGCTTAACACTAGTGTTAATCGAACTGCTGGTGCTATCACTGCAGCTCTATTCTTGAAACAG TTTGTAGATGAGAAGGTTCAGTGGATGCACATTGACATAGCAGGCACAGCCTTAAGTACTGACAAGAAGCGCGGGGCAACAGGATTTGGCATTGCAACTCTGGTAGAGTGGGTTCTGAAGAACTCATCTTAG
- the LOC123194002 gene encoding uncharacterized protein LOC123194002: protein MSVSLTIMTFNLHEDQPEDSPNSWLKRRDLCVSVVTSYSPLIICTQQGVKSQFDYLQQCLPGYDQFGISRKGPEDTSDEHCTIFYDKEKVEMLEGGTFWLSESPSVPGSKAWGSEVPCIATWATFQLKGVEPPGFSFQVVNTNMDEFSPRARRRSALLTWQHIASLPPSLPVIYCGGFNTQKESTTGRFLLGRSREHGVVGDMRDAWPSARVRKNVSLIRTYHGFKGDKQGALEYLKLVFRALCLCWDRQTQDLHIDWILFRGRSLIPVLCEVVSDNIDGYYPSSHYPIFAEFMLPRTVRMIEPPPSTTQEET, encoded by the exons atgagtGTTTCTTTGACTATTATGACTTTTAATCTCCATGAAGATCAGCCTGAAGATAGTCCTAATTCTTGGCTCAAGAGAAGGGATTTGTGTGTTAGTGTCGTCACTAGTTACTCTCCTTTGATTATATGCACTCAACAAG GTGTTAAATCACAGTTTGATTATCTTCAGCAATGTTTACCAG GTTATGATCAATTTGGAATATCAAGAAAAGGACCTGAAGATACTTCAGATGAGCACTGCACCATCTTCTATGACAAAGAGAAG GTAGAAATGCTAGAAGGTGGAACCTTTTGGCTGTCCGAATCACCTTCTGTCCCTGGAAGCAAAGCGTGGGGTTCGGAAGTTCCATGTATTGCAACTTGGGCA ACATTCCAATTGAAAGGAGTTGAACCACCCGGGTTTTCATTTCAAGTAGTGAATACAAACATGGATGAGTTTAGTCCTCGTGCCCGTAGACGAAGTGCTTTACTGACGTGGCAGCACATTGCCTCTCTACCTCCTAGCTTACCTGTTATATACTGTGGAGGattcaacacacaaaaagaATCAACTACAGGACGTTTTCTTCTTGGGAGATCAAG AGAACATGGTGTAGTTGGAGACATGCGGGATGCATGGCCTAGTGCCCGAGTTCGAAAAAATGTTTCCCTTATACGAACCTACCATGGATTCAAAG GTGACAAGCAAGGGGCTCTTGAATACCTCAAATTGGTTTTCCGAGCACTCTGCCTCTGCTGGGACCGCCAAACTCAAGATCTTCACATTGATTGGATACTTTTCAGAGGTAGATCTTTGATTCCTGTTTTATGTGAAGTGGTGAGTGATAACATTGATGGATATTATCCGTCCTCTCACTATCCCATATTTGCCGAATTTATGCTTCCTCGTACTGTGAGGATGATTGAACCGCCACCTAGTACAACTCAAGAGGAAACTTAA
- the LOC123195239 gene encoding probable cyclic nucleotide-gated ion channel 5, which yields MFDCGYKSHYMDGQREKFVRLDDLDSRLSSSSDAGVKRCGFNIDSLGRTVHPNNSTSFKKGIRKGSEGLRSIGRSLRFGVSRAVFPEDLKVSERKIFDPQDKFLLSCNKFFVVSCILAVSVDPLFFYLPVIDASSNCLGMDGKLAITATTLRTAIDAFYLIHMALQFRTAFIAPSSRVFGRGELVIDPAKIAKRYMRRYFIVDFLAVFPLPQIVVWRFLLRSNGSDVLATKQALFFIVLFQYVPRLLRMLPLTSELKRTTGVFAETAWAGAAYYLLLYMLASHIVGALWYLLALERNDTCWQNACQETSGCKNDFLYCGNQNMIGYSDWKSNSTAVLQSACPAGGDNPPFDFGIFTNALASGIVSSNKFISKYCYCLWWGLQNLSTLGQGLQTSTFPGEVIFSIALAIFGLILFALLIGNMQTYLQSLTIRLEEMRIKRRDSEQWMHHRMLPAELRERVRRYDQYKWLETRGVDESSLVQSLPKDLRRDIKRHLCLALVRRVPLFENMDERLLDAICERLKPCLFTEHTYIVREGDPVDEMLFIIRGRLESVTTDGGRSGFFNRGLLKEGDFCGEELLTWALDPKSGINLPSSTRTVKAITEVEAFALEAEELKFVATQFRRLHSRQVQHTFRFYSQQWRTWAACFIQAAWRRYSKRKKMELFHKEEEEAEAETSDGTHNNKQGGSYSIGATFLATRFAANALRGIHRNRNAKTARELVKLQKPPEPDFTAEDAE from the exons ATGTTTGATTGTGGTTACAAATCCCATTATATGGATGGCCAACGAGAGAAGTTTGTCAG GTTGGACGACCTGGACTCCAGATTATCATCATCTTCTGATGCAGGAGTTAAAAGATGTGGATTTAACATTGACAGTCTAGGGCGCACTGTTCATCCCAACAATTCAACATCTTTTAAGAAAGGAATCAGAAAGGGATCTGAAGGACTTAGGTCAATAGGTCGATCACTTAGATTTGGGGTTTCTCGTGCAGTTTTTCCAGAAGATCTTAAAGTGTCAGAGAGGAAGATATTTGATCCTCAGGACAAATTCCTCTTGTCATgcaataaattttttgttgtatCATGTATTCTGGCTGTATCTGTGGATCCTTTGTTCTTTTACCTTCCAGTCATTGATGCATCATCAAATTGTCTAGGCATGGACGGAAAATTAGCAATTACTGCAACAACGCTGCGTACGGCTATCGATGCTTTCTATCTTATTCACATGGCTCTACAATTTCGGACAGCTTTTATTGCCCCATCGTCTCGGGTTTTTGGAAGAGGTGAACTTGTCATAGATCCGGCAAAAATAGCAAAGCGATACATGCGGCGGTATTTCATTGTTGATTTTCTTGCTGTGTTTCCCCTACCACAG ATTGTTGTTTGGAGATTTCTTTTGAGATCTAATGGTTCAGATGTACTGGCAACAAAACAGGCCTTGTTTTTCATTGTCTTGTTTCAGTATGTCCCTAGATTGCTTCGTATGCTGCCCTTAACTTCAGAGCTGAAAAGGACTACAGGTGTCTTTGCTGAAACTGCTTGGGCCGGTGCTGCATATTATTTGCTACTATATATGCTTGCCAGTCAT ATAGTTGGGGCATTGTGGTACTTATTAGCTCTAGAACGTAATGATACTTGCTGGCAGAATGCTTGTCAAgaaacttcaggttgtaaaaATGATTTCCTATATTGCGGAAATCAAAATATGATAGGTTATAGTGATTGGAAGAGCAACAGTACTGCTGTTCTGCAGTCAGCGTGCCCAGCCGGGGGTGATAATCCCCCATTTGATTTTGGAATCTTCACAAATGCATTGGCATCTGGCATAGTTTCatctaataaatttatctcCAAGTACTGTTACTGTTTGTGGTGGGGACTGCAGAACTTGAG TACACTTGGTCAAGGCCTTCAAACGAGCACCTTCCCTGGAGAAGTGATATTTTCCATTGCACTAGCCATTTTTGGACTCATCCTCTTTGCTCTTCTGATTGGCAATATGCAG ACTTATCTTCAGTCATTGACCATCCGGCTTGAGGAAATGAGGATTAAAAGGCGTGATTCAGAACAGTGGATGCATCATCGCATGCTCCCAGCAGAACTTAGGGAACGAGTTAGACGTTATGACCAGTATAAGTGGTTGGAAACACGAGGAGTGGATGAATCGAGTTTGGTTCAGAGCCTTCCAAAGGATCTTAGAAGGGACATCAAGCGGCACCTCTGTCTAGCTTTGGTTAGGAGG GTACCTTTATTTGAGAACATGGACGAGAGATTACTTGATGCCATTTGTGAGCGCCTGAAGCCATGCTTATTTACAGAGCACACTTACATAGTCCGAGAAGGAGATCCAGTGGACGAGATGCTCTTTATTATACGTGGCCGCCTTGAGAGTGTAACTACAGATGGTGGAAGAAGCGGGTTCTTCAATCGTGGTTTACTGAAAGAAGGAGATTTCTGTGGAGAGGAGCTTTTGACCTGGGCACTGGATCCCAAATCTGGAATTAACCTTCCATCCTCAACCCGGACAGTCAAGGCTATAACAGAGGTCGAGGCTTTTGCTCTAGAAGCTGAAGAGTTAAAGTTTGTGGCCACTCAATTCAGGCGCCTTCACAGTAGACAGGTTCAACACACCTTCAGGTTCTACTCACAACAGTGGAGGACATGGGCTGCGTGCTTCATCCAAGCTGCATGGCGTCGCTACtccaagagaaagaaaatggaaCTTTTccacaaggaagaagaagaagctgaagCAGAAACTTCAGATGGCACCCACAACAACAAACAGGGAGGTTCTTATAGTATTGGCGCCACATTCTTAGCTACAAGGTTTGCAGCAAATGCCCTTCGTGGTATACACCGAAACAGGAATGCCAAGACTGCCCGGGAACTGGTGAAGCTGCAAAAGCCTCCAGAACCTGATTTTACAGCCGAAGATGCAGAGTAA
- the LOC123195240 gene encoding transmembrane 9 superfamily member 10-like, translating to MAGPRRQVLWISLFAVLLLLFVHSSHCFYLPGVAPRDFHKGDELKVKVNKLTSTKTQLPYSYYSLRYCRPERIVDSAENLGEVLRGDRIENSPYVFKMREPQLCSVVCRVTLNKNTAKEFKEKINDEYRVNMILDNLPLVVPIRRPDQENTIVYQQGFHVGLRGQYAGSKEEKHFIHNHLAFIVKYHKDAQADTSRIVGFEVKPFSVKHEYEGEWNEKTRLTTCDPHAKRTVTNSESPQEVDDKKEIIFTYDVEFQESDVKWASRWDTYLLMADDQIHWFSIVNSLMIVIFLSGMVAMIMLRTLYRDISKYNQLETQEEAQEETGWKLVHGDVFRPPSNPDLLCVYVGTGVQFFGMFLVTMIFAVLGFLSPSNRGGLMTAMLLLWIFMGLFAGYASARLYKMFKGTEWKKITLKTALMFPATCFAIFFVLNALIWGEQSSGAVPFGTMFALVFLWFGISVPLVFVGSYAGFRKPALEDPVKTNKIPRQIPEQPWYMNPIFSILIGGILPFGAIFIELFFILTSIWLHQFYYIFGFLFIVFVILIITCAEITIVLCYFQLCSEDYHWWWRSYLTSGSSAFYLFLYAAFYFFTKLEITKPVSGILYFGYMLIVSYTFFVLTGMIGFYACFWFTRLIYSSVKID from the exons ATGGCGGGTCCAAGGCGACAAGTCTTATGGATCTCTCTATTTgctgttcttcttcttctctttgttcATTCTTCTCATTGCTTCTATCTCCCCGGTGTCGCTCCTCGTGATTTTCATAAG GGGGATGAGTTGAAGGTGAAAGTGAACAAACTCACATCCACAAAAACACAGCTTCCTTATTCCTACTATTCCCTCCGTTACTGTCGTCCTGAGCGAATTGTTGACAGTGCTGAGAATCTTGGGGAAGTTCTTCGTGGTGATCGCATTGAAAACTCTCCTTATGTG TTTAAAATGAGAGAACCACAATTGTGCAGTGTTGTATGTCGTGTAACACTTAATAAGAACACTGCAAAGGAGTTCAAGGAAAAGATAAATGATGAGTATCGGGTGAACAT GATCTTGGATAACCTTCCTCTGGTGGTTCCAATACGAAGACCTGATCAGGAAAATACCATTGTGTATCAACAAGGATTTCATGTTGGTCTCCGAGGACAATATGCTGGG AGTAAGGAAGAAAAGCATTTTATCCACAATCACTTGGCATTCATTGTCAAGTATCACAAAGATGCTCAGGCAGACACATCCAGAATTGTAGGATTTGAGGTCAAACCATTCAG TGTTAAACATGAGTATGAAGGTGAGTGGAATGAAAAGACTCGATTAACAACCTGTGATCCCCATGCAAAAAGAACTGTTACCAACTCTGAATCTCCCCAAGAAGTTGATGATAAGaaggaaattatatttacatatgaTGTCGAGTTCCAG GAAAGTGATGTGAAGTGGGCATCTCGGTGGGATACATATCTTCTGATGGCTGATGATCAGATTCACTGGTTCTCAATTGTTAATTCTTTGATGATTGTTATTTTCCTCTCGGGAATGGTAGCTATGATAATGTTACGCACACTCTACCGGGATATCTCCAAGTACAACCAGTTGGAAACCCAGGAAGAAGCCCAGGAAGAGACAGGGTGGAAATTGGTTCATGGAGATGTTTTCAGGCCTCCTTCAAACCCTGACTTACTGTGTGTTTATGTTGGGACTGGTGTTCAGTTCTTTGGAATGTTTCTTGTTACTATGATCTTTGCTGTTCTCGGATTCCTTTCTCCTTCAAATAGAGGTGGGTTGATGACAGCCATGCTCCTGCTTTGGATCTTTATGGGTTTGTTTGCTGGATATGCTTCCGCTCGTCTTTATAAAATGTTTAAGGGAACAGAATGGAAGAAAATCACTCTGAAAACAGCTCTCATGTTCCCTGCAACTTGCTTTGCCATTTTCTTTGTCCTGAATGCTTTAATATGGGGCGAGCAATCCTCTGGAGCAGTGCCATTCGGAACCATGTTTGCCCTTGTATTTTTATGGTTTGGCATCTCAGTCCCACTTGTCTTTGTTGGTAGTTATGCTGGCTTTAGGAAGCCAGCATTGGAGGATCCTGTGAAAACTAACAAGATCCCAAGGCAGATTCCAGAGCAACCCTGGTACATGAACCCGATCTTCTCTATACTCATCGGAGGCATTCTCCCATTCGGAGCTATCTTCATTGAGCTCTTTTTCATACTCACCTCAATATGGCTGCATCAGTTCTACTACATTTTTGGTTTCCTCTTCATTGTCTTTGTCATTCTTATCATCACCTGTGCCGAGATCACCATTGTTCTCTGCTACTTCCAGCTCTGCAGTGAGGATTACCACTGGTGGTGGAGGTCATACCTAACTTCAGGTTCCTCAGCATTCTATCTCTTCCTCTATGCAGCTTTCTACTTCTTCACAAAGCTTGAGATCACCAAGCCAGTGTCTGGAATCTTGTACTTTGGTTATATGCTGATCGTCTCTTACACCTTCTTTGTGCTTACTGGTATGATCGGTTTCTATGCATGCTTTTGGTTCACAAGGCTGATCTACTCATCAGTTaagattgattga